From the genome of candidate division TA06 bacterium:
AGATCAGGGTTATTCAGCGCAGGGCGTATGGTTTGAGAGACGAGGAATACTTACGGTTGAAGGTACTGACCTGCACGCTTCCTCCCCTGTAAGTAGCCCAAAATCACCTAAAATCACCCACACTCATTGGAGAAGACCCTATTTTTTTTAATTCTTCAATTAGCTTTGGGATATCACCCTTGACTACTGCCCGCAAAATATCCTCGTCCAGATCCAGGTAATCATGCACCACTTTGTTTCGCATGCCGATTATTTCCGCCCAAGGCACTTGCGGGTGCCTCTGCCGGAATTCCGGAGACACCCGGCGGGCGGCCTCGCCGATCACCTGCACCAAATGGGCCAAGGCGTATAGCAGAGCTTGATCGCAGGAAAAATCCAGGCCATCGTTTTCGGCTGACAACTCTTGAATCTTCTCGGCCATGTCCAGCATATGGCCGGCATATACCCGATCATCCTTTGGCATAGCAGATCTCGGCTGAAGAAAGCACCTGACCGCGAATGCGGCGATTAAGGAGCTTTGGAGTTACCAGATCAACTTTCCGGCCGCCAAGCAAAGACGACAGTTCCGTTTCGATGTCAATGAACTTGAAGCCCGGCACATGGCCGGGCTCGAACTCCACCAAAATGTCTACATCGCTGTTTGGCGTGAAATCGGGACCAAGCGCCGAACCAAACAGGGACAGTCGCGCCACATGATACTTGCGGCACAACTCTGCGATCTTATCTTTGGGTATGTTTATCTGGGTCATATAATTACCTCACGTTAAATGTTATCAAACCCGGCATTAAAAGTCAACAAAAAACCGCCGGTGGTCCGGCGGCTCTTGTTTTCTTCAGCGGTACGCATCCTTCCGGTCGTCGATGGTCAGCAGGTAGACGATCGTTTCCTGCCGGTCAATGTCGTAGAACGGAAAGCTCACCGGGAAGCCCGTTTTGGGGGCAATCCGGTGGAGCGCCTTGTTAGGCGCGTAGTTTTCTGTGCAAGCTCGATTAACGATAGAAGGACAGCATTCACAGCATCTTCATTCGGAAATGCTTGAGCAACTTCTGGTTTGAGAACAACCACATTCGATGATTCTAACATTCGCTTTGCGTATTTCCCGCGCACTAGCCCTTCAGGAAAATCTGTGCGTTTGTACTCGGCTCGTAATTCGTCCTTGTCGGGCGCTCTATCCTTCTTCATATAGTTCTCGCTCTCTTTTGCTCGTTACACGAGCGCTTATGATTCAAATTGTTTCTTCTTCATCGGTGTGGGCTACTACCAATAGTCGGCCTCTTTCCGAAACACCGAAGGTGACATAGCGTTCCTTTGTTATTGAATGATTCGGATCTATACCTGTTGCGGCCATGGGGTCACTTAGTTAGTGCTGTGGCGGCTTCCTCAAACGATACTCTGTGTTTTATGAGATTCGATTTTGCCTTTTTCGGGTCCCATTCGATTTTCATGCTTTTAATTATTAATAGGAGCGTCTATTAGCAGACATTCCTGTTTCTTTCAATCCAATATAAATAGCGTATTTCGCAGCTTGCCCCGATCTAGCGGGGTGTTTTGGTGAGAATAAAGTCTACTATTGGTTCGGCTTACTTAGACAGGATCAGTACAAGTCGCTCACCACAAAGCTTGCCCTGAATATGACCGATATTTAGGCCGGTGAATAGTATCCGCTCTGAGTAGTATATTATTCCTAATTTGAAAGTTAGTTTCAGTTCCCGGAACGGTTGAATAATACCAAAACCCGCCCCAAAAGTCAACAGCCAACCGCGGTGACCCGGCGGCCATTATCTCTGGCCTGACAAATGCGACCCGTATCCATCCGATCCATTTCAGCCCAGCAGCTTCTTTATGAACTGGTCCCCGTGCATCATGCCCAGGCTTCCACTTTTTACCGACTCCTCGTCGTAAACTTCGACCCCATCGGCCGGGAGCCGGGGATCGCGAATGGCCACCGGCACCGGGTCCTTGACGTGGTTGCCCATCTCCACCGACGTGGCATGATCGGGCAGGACGGCCACCACCGCTTTGATCTTCTCCTCCTCCAGCCGGCGCATGATCCTGGCCACCAAGCACTGGTCCAGGTATTCGATGGTCTTGATCTTCAGCTCCAGGTCCTTGGAGTGTCCGGCCTCGTCGGTGGCCTCCACGTGGCAGTAGACGAAGTCGTGGTCCTTCAGGGCCTCGACCGCGGCGTCGGCCTTGCCCTCGTAGTTGGTATCCCACAGTCCGGTGGCGCCCTTGACCGGTATCACATCCAGTCCGGCATAGACGCCGGTGCCGTTGATCAGGTCCACCGCCGAGATCACCGCGCCGGAGAGGCCGTAGAGTTCGCTAAAAGTTTTCATCCTCGGCTTGCGCCCCGGAGACCAGGGCCAGATGTAGTTGGCCTGATCGCGGCCCTCTTCTTCCCTTTTCTGGTTCACCGGGTGATTGGCCAGGATGTCGTGGGAGCGCAGAATCAGATCGTTCAACAGCCCGGCCGTAGCCGTGGCCTCTGGAGTATGCGGCTTGATCAGCAATTCATTTACCGGCTTTCCCACGTTGTCGTGCGGAGGAAAACACTCGAAATCCGGCGAGCCCTGCGACAGCACCAGCAGGTGGCGGTAGGAAATGCCGGGATAAAAGCGCGCGATGTCCGAGCCCAGCTTGGCTTGGACATGGTCGATGAGCTTCCGGGCCTCCTCGCTGGATATATGCCCGGCCGAGTGATTCTTGATTCTGCCGTCCTCAACACAAATCAGGTTGCAGCGCATGGCCACATCCGACGGCTTGATGGCGATGCCCAGGCTGGCGGCCTCCAGCACCCCGCGGCCCTGGTAGCACTCCCTGGGGTCGTATCCCAGAACCGTCAGGTTGGCCACCTCACTGCCGGGAGGCATCTCCGGCTCCACCGTCACCAGCCGGCCGCAGTGCCCTTCCCGGGCGATCCGGTCGATGGCCGGCTTGTTGGCCGCCATCAGGGGGGTTCTGCCGTTCAGCTTGGCCACCGGACGGTCGGACATGCCGTCGCCGATTATTACAAGATATTTCATGCGAATTTCTCGAGCAATATCTTTTTGAACTGGCCGTAGTCCTTTTCCATCGGCCGGCACTGCTCCGGCTTCTTCTCCACTTCGGCCAGGCTGGGCGGCAGGGCCGGGTCGAGCCCTATGAGACGGGTGATCTCCTCCGGAAACTTGGCCGGATGGGCGGTCTCGATGGAGACGGCCAATTCCGGCTTTTCGCCGCTCTCTAAATACCCCATCAGGCCGGCCCAGGC
Proteins encoded in this window:
- a CDS encoding DUF86 domain-containing protein; amino-acid sequence: MPKDDRVYAGHMLDMAEKIQELSAENDGLDFSCDQALLYALAHLVQVIGEAARRVSPEFRQRHPQVPWAEIIGMRNKVVHDYLDLDEDILRAVVKGDIPKLIEELKKIGSSPMSVGDFR
- a CDS encoding nucleotidyltransferase family protein, which encodes MTQINIPKDKIAELCRKYHVARLSLFGSALGPDFTPNSDVDILVEFEPGHVPGFKFIDIETELSSLLGGRKVDLVTPKLLNRRIRGQVLSSAEICYAKG
- a CDS encoding cofactor-independent phosphoglycerate mutase is translated as MKYLVIIGDGMSDRPVAKLNGRTPLMAANKPAIDRIAREGHCGRLVTVEPEMPPGSEVANLTVLGYDPRECYQGRGVLEAASLGIAIKPSDVAMRCNLICVEDGRIKNHSAGHISSEEARKLIDHVQAKLGSDIARFYPGISYRHLLVLSQGSPDFECFPPHDNVGKPVNELLIKPHTPEATATAGLLNDLILRSHDILANHPVNQKREEEGRDQANYIWPWSPGRKPRMKTFSELYGLSGAVISAVDLINGTGVYAGLDVIPVKGATGLWDTNYEGKADAAVEALKDHDFVYCHVEATDEAGHSKDLELKIKTIEYLDQCLVARIMRRLEEEKIKAVVAVLPDHATSVEMGNHVKDPVPVAIRDPRLPADGVEVYDEESVKSGSLGMMHGDQFIKKLLG